From Hippoglossus stenolepis isolate QCI-W04-F060 chromosome 19, HSTE1.2, whole genome shotgun sequence, the proteins below share one genomic window:
- the prmt6 gene encoding protein arginine N-methyltransferase 6, with amino-acid sequence MSPEVAEVNGAVVSGFVKKMSHVVKKRKLDKNRQDRLYFNSYTDVTIHEEMIADYQRTNTYRTAILRNAELIRGKVVLDVGAGTGVLSIFCAQAGAKKVFAVEACSIAEQAARIIRQNNLQDRVEVIRGTLETVELPEQVDVIVSEWMGYALLHESMLNSVLYARDKWLKPGGLILPNRAELYIAPINDPVVEDRLNFWYTVEEQYGVDMSCMSDFAQRCIMNSEITMNTVSGQDVISHPARFAELDLHTVTAEELRSVRGPFRCESFGSASLGAFCVYFTVTFPCQDNKPLVLSTSPFMPETHWKQAVLYLDAPVEVVQDTVVEGEIRLFPSEESSRHVCIHVDFTIGEEKKQGKTFSISDWSAEAQS; translated from the coding sequence ATGAGCCCGGAAGTAGCGGAAGTTAACGGAGCAGTTGTTAGCGGTTTTGTGAAGAAGATGTCTCATGTTGTGAAGAAGCGAAAATTGGACAAAAACCGTCAAGATAGACTTTATTTCAACAGCTACACAGATGTGACCATCCATGAGGAGATGATCGCCGACTACCAGCGGACCAACACGTACCGGACAGCGATCCTGAGGAACGCCGAGCTAATCCGGGGGAAGGTTGTGCTGGACGTCGGTGCGGGAACCGGCGTTTTGAGTATCTTCTGCGCACAGGCCGGAGCCAAGAAGGTGTTCGCCGTCGAGGCGTGCTCCATCGCCGAGCAGGCGGCGAGGATAATCCGCCAGAACAACCTGCAGGACCGCGTGGAGGTGATCCGGGGCACGCTGGAGACGGTGGAGCTGCCGGAGCAAGTGGATGTGATCGTGAGCGAGTGGATGGGCTACGCGCTCCTCCACGAGTCCATGCTCAACTCGGTGCTGTACGCGCGGGACAAGTGGCTGAAGCCAGGCGGCCTCATCCTGCCGAACAGAGCCGAGCTGTACATCGCGCCGATCAACGACCCGGTGGTGGAGGACCGCCTGAACTTCTGGTACACGGTCGAAGAGCAGTACGGCGTGGACATGTCCTGCATGAGCGACTTCGCCCAGCGGTGCATCATGAACTCTGAGATCACGATGAACACGGTGTCGGGGCAGGATGTGATCTCGCACCCGGCGCGCTTCGCCGAGCTCGACCTGCACACCGTGACCGCGGAGGAGCTGCGGTCGGTGCGCGGCCCGTTCCGATGCGAGTCGTTCGGCTCCGCGTCGCTGGGCGCGTTCTGCGTGTACTTCACGGTGACCTTCCCGTGCCAGGACAACAAGCCGCTGGTGCTCTCCACGTCCCCGTTCATGCCCGAGACGCACTGGAAGCAGGCGGTGCTGTACCTGGACGCTCCGGTGGAGGTGGTGCAGGACACGGTGGTGGAAGGCGAGATCCGCTTGTTTCCCTCGGAGGAAAGCTCCAGACACGTATGCATCCACGTGGACTTCACTataggagaggagaagaaacaggGCAAGACCTTCTCCATCTCTGACTGGAGCGCCGAGGCCCAGTCCTAA